Genomic window (Syngnathoides biaculeatus isolate LvHL_M chromosome 6, ASM1980259v1, whole genome shotgun sequence):
AGCTCGTGCTGCACGGTGCTGTGGTACAAGCAGCCCTTGCGGTCCAGAGACAAGGGCTGTCCGTTGCCGCGGCGACCCACGTACGAGTAACACCTTGAGCGAACGGCGTTAGTCACAGGGATTGCTGCTCAGGTAGGTCAGTGTTTCCCAACGTGTAacctacgtcaccaaagtcacgtgactggccggaagtgccggtcaaacaaagcattgttcaatgctaagtcggttggaaacAACGCCAAAATACAACTTATAGCACggcgcccagagttttgtccgataccgttaaacatttagaaaatgataataaacgaaagtacgtggaaaaatgagagacacttgccatagaggacccatatttaataccgaagtcaatgttttcgccaataagaaattggactattaacctgcttccgcttgtcttggacgactggatctacacgcggatctggtgaggaagtcgtcgagatttacacggaagagtttgaaagcgtagaaaagtctggacgcatacaaatacttcgttactggatctgttctcaatcaagaataaatcccacatagtgatggagccactcagattttttcaatacaaataccaatatttaaataaatgacgccTGGTTCAACAcacacttgcattcattaaatatgattgaaaaaaaaaagacaacgagTTGGCTCCTGCGTACATGAAGCATGTTCCacccacatgttaaacttcggtagacctctccgtgacagacttttttttttttaatatgcattgttctcaaatgagtccaatgtgtatttaaaaaaagaaaataatgggcttcagcccccgtacacggaagcgttttgcggccacacattaacctaggTATACCTCTGTGTGgccgacagtttattttctttttttttttaatacgcattggactcatttgagaacaatgcatatttaaaaaataaaaaaataatgtcagggagaggtttaccaaagtttaacgtttGCCCACAACACGCATCtatgtacgttggagacgactcgctgttgtattttttattttttaaatacgcattgttctcatatGAGTCAActtagcattataaatacttcttggttatttgagattgagaagaataattcccacctAAAgggaagtgatcgctacacagtcgtgtgtatttggttgggcaccatccgtcacgtttaattgccgaaatccatcgatcttttctggtcttttcagctggtattccatatcatgatctctttgaatatctgtctcgtctgttgtaacaaccaacagcacaacaagtctccggcattgtgaatattctgctcggGTTCAAGGTCCCCcgcactgtcgagcagctctttttgaccggcaatatggcgccgtgaaaatggtgacgtcacgtacacaAGCTCTAAAgcgatttgtgtgtgtgtgtttttgccgAAATACGACTTTTTGTAGTCAACCATTACATTTGTTGTGCCATAATGCAACTTTTTGGCTCAACGGTTGAAAATGTTTGGGAAAAATATGACCTCTTGTCACCAACCGTTAGATTTTTGTGCCAAAAAGAGCTAATTTTTTTCGTcaactgaattatttttatgCCAAAAATGCAACCACAATACAATCTCTGTGTTAGGTTAGGTGGGTTGCTGCATACCCATTGTTGGACTGGATGCTGACATAGTCTCTCTGGCGGTTGCGAGGCACGAAGCGAATGCAGGAGACAGACTGGAAGGAGTTCAGGCCGCGCTCGATGATTGAGCGCTCACGAGAAGCTTCATtcataaagaaaaagaatatgAGGACATAATACTTCACAGCATATGAACATGAATTCTGGAATGTAGTAAATGTGTCAAATCTGATGAGagaagctcttttttttaactaaggAATATTTTAAGGAATGTGATTGAAAACTAGTGGAGTAGCGATTACAAAAAGCGGTTAGCGAGCAATCACTAACATTCATGTGATTACAAAAAAGGAGCGTAATAAAAGTAGTGTGATTACAAAAGAGTGGTATTCAAAATTATGCAAATACAAAGCAGTACTGGCACTTAAGAGCTAACAAAAAGCAGGGTTAGGGAGTACAGACTCAAGTGTCAACAAAAAGCAGGTGATCAAAAAAAAGTAGTGTTAAGTACTAACAGCAATGTGATTACAAAAAGTGTGGCAGGGTGTACAAAACAAAGAGCAGTACTGGCAGTAAAGTGACAACAAGCAGTGACAGAGTGTACTGAAATTATAGTGACAACTAAAAGCAATAAGTACTAATAGTAATATGATTACATAAAAGTGGTAAGTAGCTTTAAGCCCATAAAAGAATGTGATGACAAAAAGCAGCATTAGCAAGCACTGACAGTAAAGTGATTACAAAAAGCAATAAGTACTGATAGTAATGTGATTACATAAAAGTGGTAAGTAGTTTTAAACCTataaaagtgattaaaaaaagcaGTGTTAGCGAGCACTGACAGTAAAGTGATAACAAAAAGCAATAAGTACTGACAGTAATATGATGACATAAAAGTGGTAAGGAGTTTTAAACCTATAAAAGTGATTACAAAAAGCAGCGTTAGTGAGTACTGACAGTGAAGTGAtgagaaaaaatgcattgaGTACTGTACTGACAGTAATGTGACAAAAACCCCCATAAGTGAGTACGACCAAGAAAGTGATGAGAAAAAGCTGCGTTAAGTACTAAGAGTAATGTGATCACAAAAAGCAGCAAGAGTACTGAGCGGAATAAAAAGTACTGACAGCATTTCAATTACAATTGAGTGGTATTCAAAGTATTACAAGTGCAAATAGCTACATTGGCAGTGAGAGTAAAGTGGTAACAAAAAGCAGCGCTGACAAAGGGCGAGGTCACTGACAGTAACTGGTGGAGATGGTGTAGGGCACGTAGACTTTGCCGTCCGTGGACTTGGGCCACATGCACCCTCGCGACGTGCACTGGTCGGCGTTCCGCTCGCCGTCTTTGTCCACAGCAATGTCGTCCATCACCAGAGGCTCCTCCGCCGTGTGAACTGGCGACAGAGTCGCAAACAATCGGTGGATTGCATGTGAGCGCAAGCGGGTCCTATTCGGACCGCCGTCCTGTATTCGGTCTGAGCGTGGTTAGTGCGAGTTCGGAAGGGACTTACCCACATCTTTGTTGGCCCGCCACAGAAGCTCCGACACAGACAGCTCCTGcagcaatcaatcaatcaatcaatcaatcactcaatcaatcaatcaactcTTTGCCATACATATCAAATTTGACATCttaggggaatttttttttccctcaattattattttgaacgaAGAACATTTTATTATACTATATAGAACTTCAtgtaaaattataattattagtagtattttgttttacaaaaaaactataaaacaatATTCCATATATGAATTAAATTAATTCATAGGCCTTTTaaaaggaaatacatttttacacccTGGTACTTTTAAGTTACAGGTGCAGATATTTGTCAATAAATACAAAGAGATTAAATTCAATTTAATGGGCCCTTTGACAAgtaaaatcaattaaatttACTGAATTTAACGTCATATAATGTCCTGGTGCATTCCAGTGGAGCTCTGCTGacgcaaaaataaacaagacaaTTTATTATTATCAGTATTCAATAtagaattgatttttttggactgactttacatttattttgaataacaacctaaaaataaatatcttaatgtatatttttaaatcaataacaTTGGCATTTAAAAATACCACCCAATAATTACACGAAAATTTCTGATTGATTTAAGTatttctcatccatccattttccgttccgcttatcctcacgagggccgtggctggagcctatcccagctgtcttcgggcgagaggcggggtacaccctgaactggtcgccggccaatcgcagggcacatataaagaaGCGGTCATTCGCACCCACATTCcgacctacgggcaattttgagtcttcaatcaatctaccaGGCATGTctccagtcttcagaactgtgatgcagcaAAACGAACATCAATATTTTGGGACACGAATAAAGCGATCTAACCTGCTGCGTGGCTGCACTGCACCGAGCAAAGACAAACAGCGCGAATATGGCGACCGGCTTCATGACGAAGATCAAGCGGACGACAACGAAGGTGTTCTGCCAGCGGCGCCGCTCTTTAAAAGATTGCCCCGACAACCTTGAGAACAGACGACGCGTTCCCAGGAGCAACGGTGGGAACGTGGCCTGTTGCTTTCTTCTATCGGCGTGGACTGGTGGTGGTAGGCAACCTGTGAAATTCCCACATGCTGAGGTTGCGTGACAAGGTAACAAACTAGTACAACGACCATTTTGGTGCTACTAGTAGGGTTCAGGAAGCTAGTACTGCATGACAGCTTTGTTAGTCATGCAGCACAATAGTTACTTACGTACTGGTAGGTCAAAAGTGGCACTTGTCGTGATAAAAAATAAGAGTGGTTTAACTAGTGTGCTGAACTGAAACAAAGAGTAACTAGTACCTGGACTCGCTGGGTCGGGCCCAGTGGAGCTTACGTGTGATGTTGGCAATCTGCGTGAGCGTCCAGGCGATGACCGCGGTCAACAGCAGCTCCTGGGTAAGTGcgctcattttcttttcctgttcTCTTGGTATTGAATAACCTTTTGAATATTGCATTGGCAACTGGTGCTCTCCGGTCCCATGTTGAAGAGCATTACAGTGAATGGGTACTGGGGGGTACCTTAGAGAAATGGGATATTGCGAGGGCGGAAACGATCAAATGCGATATAGCGAGGGAAcactatatttttttcttctttttttaatgatggcaTCTTGTTTtatacaacaaagaaacattttaaataatcaaaaaacaaaataaaacaaaaaaaacccaaaacaaaatcagTCAAGTTTGTCAGATGCGCGTGAGCTGGTGCCAGAGGCTGGACGGCAGGATGCTCTCCACCTTCTCCATGATGAAGTTGAGCGGCGCGAAGAGCGTGCTCAGGAACTGGaaatgcacaaaacaaaaacaaaaaaaacgtcattAAACGCAACCCAAACTCTGGTTTGTGGAACTGGAAATGCACACAGGAGGTCTTATGAGATGGGCAGAGGACAGAGTACAGTTCGGAATTCAAAGGGAATTGGACAAAAACAGGCCTTCCCATGTTGCAAATGTTACATTTGATTACTCGTTTTTTGTGAGCATTTTGCCGTTTTTTGACAACAACCGATTTGAGTACAGGCACCGTAATTAGACAGAAAAAGAGCAATTGTATttagtaattttatttttaattgttatttttttttattaataatgcatttaaaaaatcttGTTTCGATTCCagaaatgatgcatgttttacaGTTTCTCTGGACCATATAATAGGGCAAATGTTGCCAAATTTGGGCTGAAGtacggtaatttccggcctataagccgtgactcttttcacacgctttcacccctgtggtttatgcggtgatgcggctaatttgtgtattttttctaacggccgcaagggggcactcgagcggaaaaggtaagggtgagaccggtggaatatatgtgccgaggaagtgacttttaccggtccggccctgttagccctgcgtAGCGtattactggcatgtctcagtgatttttacaagtatgctttttttttttttttttttttttttttaaactggccctgttagagcAGCGCTAGTATTAGCACGGTGgtactagcgttagtgcggcggcgctagcgttaaactctctgtgtacagtctttctttgtaaatatctcgtgtttcaatgtcagtttcaatgtgggcacttttggcttttacacggctgcggcccatgtatgtaccaaatggtatttcctttacaaatgtactgggtgaggcttatgaccaggtgcgcttctgtaggccgggaattatggtatttaAAGTTGGGCAGTGTCAAAACTACGCTGCATGTTAAAGCTGTCGGAGTCTGTAACATAAACACGAGTCACGCATGGCTCCAATGGCTCACTCTGATTGGCCCACTTTGTGTGCGGACATGTGACTCTGTTGTCATTTGATCGATGCATTTGAGTCAAACTTCACTGTGGTAATCACGGTGGAGAGAGCTGCTCACCGCTTTGGCGAAGACACCCATGAGTTCCGGGAACTGATGCGTGAGCAGAGCCAGCATGGCGGTGAAGGAGCAGAGCCCGGCCGTGAATAGGATGAAGAAGGGGAGCTCCTTCTTGGGGTACACCGACACCTCGTGGAACActgctttacacacacacaagcacaaatgTTAGCTACGTGGTCAT
Coding sequences:
- the LOC133502170 gene encoding high choriolytic enzyme 1-like; protein product: MKPVAIFALFVFARCSAATQQELSVSELLWRANKDVVHTAEEPLVMDDIAVDKDGERNADQCTSRGCMWPKSTDGKVYVPYTISTSYSSRERSIIERGLNSFQSVSCIRFVPRNRQRDYVSIQSNNGCYSYVGRRGNGQPLSLDRKGCLYHSTVQHELLHALGFNHEQCRSDRDRHIRILWENIQSGWEYAFDKMNTLNMNTAYDYNSVMQYHRYAFSGNNKPTMVPIPNANVSFGNASQMSRNDITRLNSLYKC